One part of the Marinobacterium rhizophilum genome encodes these proteins:
- a CDS encoding ATP-binding cassette domain-containing protein produces MENIEDFTIKISNLSFSRGERTIFRDLNMQIPRGKITAIMGPSGTGKTTLLKLIGGQLMPDAGRIELEGENIPALSRADLFEVRSRMGMLFQSGALFTDMSVFENVAFPLRVHTNLPRDMIRDVVLMKLQAVGLRGAQDLMPSELSGGMARRVALARAIALDPHIVMYDEPFTGQDPIAMGVLVNLIRRLSQALGHTSIIVSHDIQETLGIADYIYLVSGGSVIASGTPAELRADESEQVKQFMHGLPDGPVAFHFPAGDYQAELMKGL; encoded by the coding sequence ATGGAAAACATCGAAGATTTCACAATCAAAATCAGTAACCTGAGTTTTTCCCGTGGCGAACGCACCATCTTCCGTGATCTGAACATGCAGATACCGCGCGGCAAGATCACTGCCATCATGGGGCCTTCGGGTACCGGTAAAACCACGTTGTTGAAACTGATCGGCGGTCAGCTGATGCCCGACGCCGGGCGGATCGAGCTTGAGGGTGAGAATATTCCTGCCCTGTCGCGGGCGGATCTGTTTGAAGTGCGTTCGCGCATGGGCATGCTGTTCCAGAGCGGGGCGCTCTTCACCGACATGTCGGTGTTCGAGAACGTTGCCTTTCCGCTGCGGGTTCATACCAACCTGCCCAGGGACATGATTCGCGACGTGGTGCTGATGAAGCTTCAGGCCGTGGGACTGCGTGGTGCTCAGGATCTGATGCCGAGCGAGCTGTCCGGCGGCATGGCGCGACGCGTGGCGCTGGCGCGCGCGATCGCGCTCGACCCGCATATCGTTATGTATGACGAGCCTTTTACCGGGCAAGACCCCATTGCCATGGGGGTGCTGGTCAATCTGATACGGCGTCTGAGCCAGGCGCTGGGGCATACCAGTATTATCGTTTCACATGACATTCAGGAAACCCTGGGTATAGCTGATTACATCTACCTGGTATCGGGGGGCTCCGTGATTGCCAGCGGTACGCCCGCCGAGCTTCGGGCCGACGAGTCCGAGCAGGTCAAACAGTTTATGCACGGGCTGCCGGATGGCCCGGTGGCATTCCATTTTCCGGCCGGTGATTACCAGGCTGAACTGATGAAGGGGTTGTAA